A stretch of the Rosa rugosa chromosome 5, drRosRugo1.1, whole genome shotgun sequence genome encodes the following:
- the LOC133708727 gene encoding type 2 DNA topoisomerase 6 subunit B-like isoform X3 — translation MSIASSSLPELCLQLISSAFQRCRASDDLCRLSVVLRRSPPSNLVRISVSDTGVGSCVEEFEALKLCREAFGGEIWDGLLSVTTTGFGDNEIYHYEFNLKEAVSATRLTRLPSNPKNGQKFSGTEVCLSIFESVDVLLGEISRFFQKNVAIQLVAEHGDVPGSRYESVFLANEWNPLPFSASNLERLKSGLEDYVFKHGNTLGKNCESCFSNWEHLKVGTGVACHTESRRYSESVMEAVIVISEISELASTCLRTCEAKTEVLYFKDFSPCPISQSSVKALTSIDWKSYGLTFGGVVEQGGYALLKWDNLPPYVQIDISLHHYHNQVTTPSARLKMQPDQKLVKKAVKFALNDLKDKHAGVLLSAHALKVRDCAPDLAKTISSLILCSNDSNFREECFSFLGLPFQGVGSELVEDCIKEKIISVIDMNDREQPQRSKEVPTFLFEDDHFQDSGSQDEEYEGEDAFTSMDI, via the exons ATGAGCATTGCTTCCAGTTCCCTTCCAGAGCTGTGTCTACAG TTAATTTCTTCTGCATTTCAACGATGCCGCGCCTCCGACGACCTCTGCAGACTCTCCGTCGTTCTCCGGCGATCTCCGCCTTCCAATCTCGTTCGAATTTCAG tttCGGATACTGGTGTTGGAAGCTGCGTGGAGGAGTTTGAAGCCTTGAAGCTTTGCAGGGAGGCTTTTGGGGGTGAGATTTGGG ATGGATTGCTTTCCGTCACAACCACCG GTTTTGGTGATAATGAGATATATCACTATGAGTTCAATCTAAAAGAGGCTGTGTCTGCCACAAGGTTGACCAGGCTGCCTTCGAATCCTAAGAATGGGCAGAAATTCAG TGGGACTGAAGTATGTCTGTCGATTTTTGAAAGCGTTGATGTTTTGCTAGGAGAGATTAGTCGCTTCTTTCAGAAG aatgttgcaattCAGCTGGTGGCTGAGCATGGGGATGTTCCTGGATCACGATATGAAAGTGTTTTTCTGGCAAATGAATGGAATCCTTTACCTTTCTCAGCTTCAAATCTTGAACGTTTAAAGTCAGGCCTTGAAGACTATGTTTTTAAGCATGGAAATACATTAGGAAAAAATTGCGAGTCATGCTTCTCAAATTG GGAGCATCTCAAGGTTGGGACTGGAGTAGCATGCCACACAGAAAGCCGTAGATATTCTGAATCAGTTATGGAAGCTGTGATTGTAATAAGTGAAATATCAGAGCTAGCGAGTACTTGCCTGAGGACATGTGAGGCCAAAACAGAG GTTTTGTATTTCAAAGATTTCTCACCTTGCCCAATTTCCCAATCATCTGTGAAGGCATTAACAAGCATTGACTGGAAAAGTTATGGATTGACTTTTGGGGGCGTTGTGGAGCAGGGTGGCTATGCATTACTGAAATGGGATAACTTGCCACCATATGTTCAAATTGACATTTCCCTCCACCACTACCATAACC AGGTTACAACACCATCAGCAAGGCTAAAGATGCAACCTgatcaaaaacttgtaaaaaaGGCAGTTAAATTTGCATTGAATGATTTGAAGGACAAACATGCTGGAGTTCTTCTAAGTGCCCATGCCCTCAAG GTTCGTGACTGTGCCCCTGATCTTGCAAAAACAATTTCTAGCCTAATCCTGTGCTCCAACGACTCAAATTTCCGAGAAGAATGCTTTTCTTTTCTCGGTTTACCATTTCAAGGAGTAGGAAGTGAACTTGTTGAAGACTGTATAAAGGAAAAGATCATTTCAGTCATAGACATGAACGACAGAGAACAACCCCAGAGAAGCAAAGAAGTTCCAACTTTTCTTTTTGAAGATGATCACTTCCAGGATTCAGGGTCTCAAGATGAGGAATATGAAGGTGAGGATGCTTTTACCTCTATGGATATATAA
- the LOC133708727 gene encoding type 2 DNA topoisomerase 6 subunit B-like isoform X2, with product MSIASSSLPELCLQLISSAFQRCRASDDLCRLSVVLRRSPPSNLVRISVSDTGVGSCVEEFEALKLCREAFGGEIWDGLLSVTTTGFGDNEIYHYEFNLKEAVSATRLTRLPSNPKNGQKFSGTEVCLSIFESVDVLLGEISRFFQKILILKIPNVAIQLVAEHGDVPGSRYESVFLANEWNPLPFSASNLERLKSGLEDYVFKHGNTLGKNCESCFSNWEHLKVGTGVACHTESRRYSESVMEAVIVISEISELASTCLRTCEAKTEVLYFKDFSPCPISQSSVKALTSIDWKSYGLTFGGVVEQGGYALLKWDNLPPYVQIDISLHHYHNQTPSARLKMQPDQKLVKKAVKFALNDLKDKHAGVLLSAHALKVRDCAPDLAKTISSLILCSNDSNFREECFSFLGLPFQGVGSELVEDCIKEKIISVIDMNDREQPQRSKEVPTFLFEDDHFQDSGSQDEEYEGEDAFTSMDI from the exons ATGAGCATTGCTTCCAGTTCCCTTCCAGAGCTGTGTCTACAG TTAATTTCTTCTGCATTTCAACGATGCCGCGCCTCCGACGACCTCTGCAGACTCTCCGTCGTTCTCCGGCGATCTCCGCCTTCCAATCTCGTTCGAATTTCAG tttCGGATACTGGTGTTGGAAGCTGCGTGGAGGAGTTTGAAGCCTTGAAGCTTTGCAGGGAGGCTTTTGGGGGTGAGATTTGGG ATGGATTGCTTTCCGTCACAACCACCG GTTTTGGTGATAATGAGATATATCACTATGAGTTCAATCTAAAAGAGGCTGTGTCTGCCACAAGGTTGACCAGGCTGCCTTCGAATCCTAAGAATGGGCAGAAATTCAG TGGGACTGAAGTATGTCTGTCGATTTTTGAAAGCGTTGATGTTTTGCTAGGAGAGATTAGTCGCTTCTTTCAGAAG ATCCTCATTCTAAAGATCCCT aatgttgcaattCAGCTGGTGGCTGAGCATGGGGATGTTCCTGGATCACGATATGAAAGTGTTTTTCTGGCAAATGAATGGAATCCTTTACCTTTCTCAGCTTCAAATCTTGAACGTTTAAAGTCAGGCCTTGAAGACTATGTTTTTAAGCATGGAAATACATTAGGAAAAAATTGCGAGTCATGCTTCTCAAATTG GGAGCATCTCAAGGTTGGGACTGGAGTAGCATGCCACACAGAAAGCCGTAGATATTCTGAATCAGTTATGGAAGCTGTGATTGTAATAAGTGAAATATCAGAGCTAGCGAGTACTTGCCTGAGGACATGTGAGGCCAAAACAGAG GTTTTGTATTTCAAAGATTTCTCACCTTGCCCAATTTCCCAATCATCTGTGAAGGCATTAACAAGCATTGACTGGAAAAGTTATGGATTGACTTTTGGGGGCGTTGTGGAGCAGGGTGGCTATGCATTACTGAAATGGGATAACTTGCCACCATATGTTCAAATTGACATTTCCCTCCACCACTACCATAACCA AACACCATCAGCAAGGCTAAAGATGCAACCTgatcaaaaacttgtaaaaaaGGCAGTTAAATTTGCATTGAATGATTTGAAGGACAAACATGCTGGAGTTCTTCTAAGTGCCCATGCCCTCAAG GTTCGTGACTGTGCCCCTGATCTTGCAAAAACAATTTCTAGCCTAATCCTGTGCTCCAACGACTCAAATTTCCGAGAAGAATGCTTTTCTTTTCTCGGTTTACCATTTCAAGGAGTAGGAAGTGAACTTGTTGAAGACTGTATAAAGGAAAAGATCATTTCAGTCATAGACATGAACGACAGAGAACAACCCCAGAGAAGCAAAGAAGTTCCAACTTTTCTTTTTGAAGATGATCACTTCCAGGATTCAGGGTCTCAAGATGAGGAATATGAAGGTGAGGATGCTTTTACCTCTATGGATATATAA
- the LOC133709136 gene encoding pantothenate kinase 1, whose translation MEIGNLENHVQSEPMEESSQAQISHLALDIGGSLIKLVYFSQNSDGGCSKSSVQVSNGNEGGGPVLEGKLHFAKFETAKIHDCIDFIQSKQLRITGCQHNGASANEKCVIKATGGGAYKFADLFKEKLGICLGKEDEMDSLVAGANFLLKSVHDEAFTYMDGQKEFAQIDQEDLYPYLLVNIGSGVSMIKVDGPGKFERVSGTNVGGGTFWGLGRLLTKCKSFDELLELSHRGNNRVVDMLVGDIYGGTDYKKIGLSSTAIASSFGKAISDNKELEDYKPEDISRSLLRMISNNIGQISYLNALRFGLKRIFFAGFFLRGHAYTMDTIAVAVHFWSKGEAKAMFLRHEGFLGALGAFMSYEKHGFDNLMVHQLVQQSPSASHGGDKTHGPADSELNDNPSINCSIYLS comes from the exons ATGGAAATCGGCAACCTTGAAAATCACGTACAATCAGAACCCATGGAGGAATCATCGCAAGCTCAAATTTCCCATCTTGCTTTGGATATTGGAG GCTCTTTGATTAAGCTGGTCTATTTTTCACAAAACAGTGATGGTGGTTGTTCAAAGAGTAGTGTACAAGTTTCTAATGGAAATGAAGGTGGTGGTCCTGTTCTTGAAGGGAAGCTCCATTTTGCGAAATTTGAAACGGCTAAAATACATGATTGCATAGACTTCATTCAATCCAAGCAACTTCGCATTACTG GCTGCCAGCATAATGGTGCTTCTGCCAATGAGAAGTGCGTTATTAag GCCACAGGTGGTGGGGCATACAAGTTCGCGGATCTCTTTAAAGAAAAGCTTGGGATTTGTCTTggcaaagaagatgaaatggacaGTCTTGTAGCTGGAGCAAATTTTCTGCTTAAG TCAGTTCACGACGAAGCATTTACATACATGGATGGTCAGAAGGAATTTGCGCAGATTGATCAGGAAGATCTATACCCCTATCTCCTGGTTAATATTGGCTCTGGTGTCAGTATGATCAAG GTGGATGGACCTGGTAAATTTGAGCGTGTAAGTGGAACCAATGTGGGTGGTGGCACCTTTTGGGGTTTAGGAAGGCTTTTAACAAAGTGCAAGAG TTTTGATGAGTTGCTGGAGTTAAGTCATCGGGGAAATAATAGAGTGGTAGACATGCTTGTTGGGGACATATATGGTGGCACAGACTATAAAAAG ATAGGCCTTTCATCAACTGCCATTGCTTCTAGCTTTGGCAAGGCAATATCTGATAATAAGGAGCTGGAAGATTACAAACCTGAAGATATTTCTCGGTCCCTTTTAAGAATGATTTCAAATAACATTGGACAG ATTTCATACTTGAATGCACTAAGGTTTGGGCTCAAGCGCATATTTTTTGCGGGATTTTTCCTTCGGGGTCATGCTTACACCATGGACACCATTGCTGTTGCTGTTCATTTCTG GTCTAAAGGTGAAGCCAAAGCAATGTTTTTAAGGCACGAAGGGTTTCTTGGAGCATTGGGTGCATTCATGAGCTATGAGAAGCATGGCTTTGATAACTTGATGGTCCATCAGTTGGTGCAACAATCCCCAAGTGCATCCCATGGAGGAGATAAAACTCATGGTCCTGCAGACTCGGAATTGAATGACAACCCAAGCATAAATTGCAGTATATACTTGTCTTAG
- the LOC133708727 gene encoding type 2 DNA topoisomerase 6 subunit B-like isoform X1, which produces MSIASSSLPELCLQLISSAFQRCRASDDLCRLSVVLRRSPPSNLVRISVSDTGVGSCVEEFEALKLCREAFGGEIWDGLLSVTTTGFGDNEIYHYEFNLKEAVSATRLTRLPSNPKNGQKFSGTEVCLSIFESVDVLLGEISRFFQKILILKIPNVAIQLVAEHGDVPGSRYESVFLANEWNPLPFSASNLERLKSGLEDYVFKHGNTLGKNCESCFSNWEHLKVGTGVACHTESRRYSESVMEAVIVISEISELASTCLRTCEAKTEVLYFKDFSPCPISQSSVKALTSIDWKSYGLTFGGVVEQGGYALLKWDNLPPYVQIDISLHHYHNQVTTPSARLKMQPDQKLVKKAVKFALNDLKDKHAGVLLSAHALKVRDCAPDLAKTISSLILCSNDSNFREECFSFLGLPFQGVGSELVEDCIKEKIISVIDMNDREQPQRSKEVPTFLFEDDHFQDSGSQDEEYEGEDAFTSMDI; this is translated from the exons ATGAGCATTGCTTCCAGTTCCCTTCCAGAGCTGTGTCTACAG TTAATTTCTTCTGCATTTCAACGATGCCGCGCCTCCGACGACCTCTGCAGACTCTCCGTCGTTCTCCGGCGATCTCCGCCTTCCAATCTCGTTCGAATTTCAG tttCGGATACTGGTGTTGGAAGCTGCGTGGAGGAGTTTGAAGCCTTGAAGCTTTGCAGGGAGGCTTTTGGGGGTGAGATTTGGG ATGGATTGCTTTCCGTCACAACCACCG GTTTTGGTGATAATGAGATATATCACTATGAGTTCAATCTAAAAGAGGCTGTGTCTGCCACAAGGTTGACCAGGCTGCCTTCGAATCCTAAGAATGGGCAGAAATTCAG TGGGACTGAAGTATGTCTGTCGATTTTTGAAAGCGTTGATGTTTTGCTAGGAGAGATTAGTCGCTTCTTTCAGAAG ATCCTCATTCTAAAGATCCCT aatgttgcaattCAGCTGGTGGCTGAGCATGGGGATGTTCCTGGATCACGATATGAAAGTGTTTTTCTGGCAAATGAATGGAATCCTTTACCTTTCTCAGCTTCAAATCTTGAACGTTTAAAGTCAGGCCTTGAAGACTATGTTTTTAAGCATGGAAATACATTAGGAAAAAATTGCGAGTCATGCTTCTCAAATTG GGAGCATCTCAAGGTTGGGACTGGAGTAGCATGCCACACAGAAAGCCGTAGATATTCTGAATCAGTTATGGAAGCTGTGATTGTAATAAGTGAAATATCAGAGCTAGCGAGTACTTGCCTGAGGACATGTGAGGCCAAAACAGAG GTTTTGTATTTCAAAGATTTCTCACCTTGCCCAATTTCCCAATCATCTGTGAAGGCATTAACAAGCATTGACTGGAAAAGTTATGGATTGACTTTTGGGGGCGTTGTGGAGCAGGGTGGCTATGCATTACTGAAATGGGATAACTTGCCACCATATGTTCAAATTGACATTTCCCTCCACCACTACCATAACC AGGTTACAACACCATCAGCAAGGCTAAAGATGCAACCTgatcaaaaacttgtaaaaaaGGCAGTTAAATTTGCATTGAATGATTTGAAGGACAAACATGCTGGAGTTCTTCTAAGTGCCCATGCCCTCAAG GTTCGTGACTGTGCCCCTGATCTTGCAAAAACAATTTCTAGCCTAATCCTGTGCTCCAACGACTCAAATTTCCGAGAAGAATGCTTTTCTTTTCTCGGTTTACCATTTCAAGGAGTAGGAAGTGAACTTGTTGAAGACTGTATAAAGGAAAAGATCATTTCAGTCATAGACATGAACGACAGAGAACAACCCCAGAGAAGCAAAGAAGTTCCAACTTTTCTTTTTGAAGATGATCACTTCCAGGATTCAGGGTCTCAAGATGAGGAATATGAAGGTGAGGATGCTTTTACCTCTATGGATATATAA